The segment GAGGCTGCGGCTCGAGGAGCAGATTCTCGGGCCCGAGCTCCGGCACGGCGGAAAGGATCGGGTCGGCCAGCGCGGCGCCGGTCAGGACGCGCAGCCGGGGGAGCGGCACCAGCGGCGCAATTCGCTCGAGTGTCTCGGCAAGGAGTGGCTGCACCCCGCCCAGGGGCAGAAGCTGCTTGGGCCGCCGCGGCGTCGAGACCGGCCAGAACCGGGAGCCGACGCCGCCCGCCAGGACAACCGCCCACAGCGGCGGCTCACCGCTCAAAGAGCTCGTCGATTCGGGCAAGGAGCTTCTTGGGGCTGAACGGCTTGGTGAGGAAGTCGGTGGCGCCCAGCTCGGCCGCACGCTCGCGGTCCGCCTCCTGACCCTTGGCGGTCAACATGATCACCGGCGTGGCATGGCGGTGCGGCAGCCGGCGCAGCGCCTCGAGCACATCCAGCCCGCCCACATGAGGCATCATGATGTCCAGCAGAATCACGTCGATCGGCTGATCCGAGCGCAGCCGCTCGAGCGCGGAGCGGCCGTCCAGCACCAGCTCGACACTGTAGCGGCCGTGCTCCAGCTTGAGCTGGATGATCCGGCCGATATACGGCTCGTCATCCACCACGAGAACGTGGCGTCGAAGCTCCGGCATGGTGATGGGCATAGCGGCGTGTGGGAGAAGCCCCTGCCTCACACAATGAACGGCGCGTGCGTGCCAGCGTGCCTGCCCGCCCGCCTCGCT is part of the Gemmatimonadota bacterium genome and harbors:
- a CDS encoding response regulator translates to MPELRRHVLVVDDEPYIGRIIQLKLEHGRYSVELVLDGRSALERLRSDQPIDVILLDIMMPHVGGLDVLEALRRLPHRHATPVIMLTAKGQEADRERAAELGATDFLTKPFSPKKLLARIDELFER